From Pseudomonas sp. stari2, a single genomic window includes:
- a CDS encoding glutamine synthetase family protein, protein MSVPPRAVQLNEANAFLKEHPEVLYVDLLIADMNGVVRGKRIERTSLHKVYEKGINLPASLFALDINGSTVESTGLGLDIGDADRICYPIPDTLCNEPWQKRPTAQLLMTMHELEGDPFFADPREVLRQVVAKFDELGLTICAAFELEFYLIDQENVNGRPQPPRSPISGKRPHSTQVYLIDDLDEYVDCLQDILEGAKEQGIPADAIVKESAPAQFEVNLHHVADPIKACDYAVLLKRLIKNIAYDHEMDTTFMAKPYPGQAGNGLHVHISVLDKDGKNIFASEDPEQNAALRHAIGGVLETLPAQMAFLCPNVNSYRRFGAQFYVPNSPSWGLDNRTVALRVPTGSADAVRLEHRVAGADANPYLLMASVLAGVHHGLTNKIEPPAPTEGNSYEQNEQSLPNNLRDALRELDDSEVMAKYIDPKYIDIFVACKESELEEFEHSISDLEYNWYLHTV, encoded by the coding sequence ATGTCGGTACCCCCGCGTGCCGTTCAGCTTAACGAAGCGAACGCGTTCCTTAAGGAACATCCTGAGGTTCTGTACGTTGACCTTCTGATTGCGGATATGAATGGTGTGGTGCGCGGCAAGCGCATCGAACGCACCAGCCTCCACAAGGTTTACGAGAAAGGCATCAACTTGCCGGCCTCTCTATTTGCTCTGGATATCAATGGTTCGACGGTGGAAAGCACCGGCCTGGGCCTGGACATCGGCGACGCTGACCGTATCTGCTATCCAATCCCCGATACCCTGTGCAACGAGCCATGGCAGAAGCGCCCGACCGCGCAACTGCTGATGACCATGCACGAACTCGAAGGTGACCCTTTCTTCGCCGACCCGCGCGAAGTGCTCCGCCAAGTTGTTGCAAAGTTTGACGAGCTTGGCTTGACCATCTGCGCCGCATTCGAACTCGAGTTCTACCTGATCGACCAGGAAAACGTGAACGGCCGTCCTCAGCCGCCACGCTCGCCGATCTCCGGCAAACGCCCGCATTCGACCCAGGTCTACCTGATCGACGACCTCGACGAATACGTCGACTGCCTCCAGGACATTCTGGAAGGTGCGAAAGAGCAAGGCATCCCGGCCGACGCCATCGTCAAGGAAAGTGCCCCGGCGCAGTTCGAAGTGAACCTGCACCACGTCGCCGACCCGATCAAGGCATGCGACTACGCGGTACTGCTCAAGCGTCTGATCAAGAACATCGCCTATGACCATGAAATGGACACCACCTTCATGGCCAAGCCGTATCCCGGCCAGGCGGGCAATGGCCTGCACGTCCACATTTCGGTTCTCGACAAAGATGGCAAAAACATTTTTGCCAGCGAGGATCCCGAGCAGAACGCCGCGCTGCGTCACGCGATCGGCGGTGTGCTCGAGACCCTGCCCGCGCAAATGGCTTTCCTCTGCCCGAACGTCAACTCCTACCGTCGTTTCGGTGCGCAGTTCTATGTGCCGAACTCGCCGAGCTGGGGCCTGGACAACCGCACCGTCGCCCTGCGCGTACCAACCGGCTCTGCCGACGCGGTCCGCCTGGAACACCGCGTGGCCGGCGCCGACGCCAACCCGTACTTGCTGATGGCTTCTGTGCTGGCAGGCGTGCATCACGGTCTGACCAACAAGATCGAGCCTCCGGCTCCGACCGAAGGCAACAGCTACGAGCAGAACGAGCAGAGCCTGCCGAACAACCTGCGCGATGCCCTGCGCGAGCTGGACGACAGCGAGGTGATGGCCAAGTACATCGATCCGAAATACATCGATATCTTCGTCGCCTGTAAGGAAAGCGAGCTGGAGGAGTTCGAACACTCCATCTCCGACCTCGAGTACAACTGGTATCTGCATACCGTTTAA